A genomic region of Catalinimonas niigatensis contains the following coding sequences:
- the chrA gene encoding chromate efflux transporter, which translates to MVRRVRHIIFLKDVLLVTISAFGGPQAHMTLFLRMMVEKRRYLTEIELIELYALCQILPGPTSTQTITAIGYKIGGAKLAFLTLLVWAFPAVTIMTTLALIVSHFQRQAFSLDFTRFIQPMAVGFVAYASYTISRKVVTTRTGVIIMLVAAIVSFFIRKPFIYPLLLLLAGFTTAVKWKRHPHEQKQKMSIKWGNLILWIGILIFAAIVGGITQALPIRLFENFYRNGSLIFGGGQVLIPLLYTEFVNFLGYLSSEEFLSGYAMVQAVPGPTFSFSAYIGSLAMREHGMSGEILGALVASVGIFLPGTFLIFFMIRFWDELKKYRVIKASLEGITAASSGMVIAATFLLLEPIPADWINAACVIGTFLLLKFTRIPAPFIILSGLAAGFIF; encoded by the coding sequence TTGGTCAGGCGTGTTCGTCATATCATCTTTCTCAAAGATGTGCTTCTGGTAACTATAAGTGCCTTTGGGGGCCCCCAGGCGCACATGACGCTTTTTTTACGCATGATGGTAGAAAAAAGGAGATATCTCACCGAAATAGAATTGATAGAGCTATATGCACTATGCCAGATACTGCCGGGACCTACTTCAACTCAGACCATTACGGCCATAGGGTATAAAATAGGAGGCGCTAAACTTGCCTTTCTTACTCTTTTGGTGTGGGCTTTTCCTGCAGTTACTATCATGACTACTCTGGCTTTGATTGTGTCCCATTTTCAAAGGCAAGCGTTTTCTTTGGATTTTACACGTTTTATTCAACCCATGGCGGTAGGTTTTGTGGCCTATGCATCATATACGATAAGTCGTAAAGTAGTGACAACCCGCACTGGCGTCATTATTATGCTGGTTGCCGCGATAGTATCTTTCTTTATTCGTAAGCCCTTCATTTATCCTCTCTTGTTGTTATTAGCCGGATTCACTACTGCAGTTAAGTGGAAGAGACATCCTCATGAACAAAAACAAAAGATGTCTATCAAGTGGGGAAACCTGATATTATGGATAGGAATATTAATCTTTGCAGCAATTGTTGGAGGAATTACCCAAGCACTACCTATACGTTTGTTTGAAAATTTCTATCGTAATGGAAGCCTGATCTTTGGAGGAGGGCAGGTGCTTATACCCCTGCTCTACACTGAATTTGTAAACTTTTTGGGATACCTCAGTTCAGAAGAGTTTCTTTCCGGATATGCCATGGTACAGGCAGTACCTGGCCCTACTTTTTCGTTCAGCGCATATATTGGGTCATTGGCCATGCGAGAGCACGGGATGAGTGGTGAGATACTGGGTGCATTGGTTGCTTCTGTAGGCATATTCCTGCCAGGAACTTTCCTGATTTTCTTTATGATCAGGTTTTGGGATGAGCTTAAAAAATATAGAGTGATAAAAGCTTCACTTGAAGGAATCACAGCCGCCAGCTCAGGAATGGTGATCGCTGCTACTTTCTTACTTTTAGAACCAATTCCGGCAGACTGGATAAATGCTGCATGTGTGATAGGTACCTTCCTCTTACTAAAATTTACCCGTATCCCTGCTCCTTTCATCATCCTATCAGGATTGGCAGCAGGCTTTATTTTCTAA
- a CDS encoding isopenicillin N synthase family dioxygenase: MADASFDNIPSLDLEDFRSGNNEKRTKFVAALGNTFNHVGFVAIKNHGLSDELRHKLYQAIQDFFTLPEAVKKQYDSAEFHGQRGYTSKGKEHAKGRSTGDLKEFYQIGQIVENDDPVKEVYPDNIWPSELPEMQQYASRAFKTLESAGQQILKAVALYLKLPEDYFDAKVHNGNSILRAIHYFPIEDPDSIPADAVRAAEHGDINLITLLMGASAEGLEIQRRDGKWFPVTALPEQIVVNVGDMLARLTNDKLKSTIHRVVNPPKEKMKTSRYSIPFFLHPRSDMDLTCLDSCISAEQPKQYTNMTAGEFLDERLAEIGLKK, translated from the coding sequence ATGGCAGATGCATCATTTGATAATATACCTTCCCTGGATTTAGAAGACTTCAGAAGTGGTAACAATGAAAAAAGGACAAAGTTTGTCGCAGCGTTAGGAAATACTTTTAACCATGTAGGTTTTGTCGCTATAAAAAATCATGGGCTCAGCGATGAATTACGCCATAAGCTTTATCAGGCTATCCAGGATTTCTTTACATTGCCTGAGGCGGTCAAAAAACAATATGATAGTGCGGAATTTCATGGGCAAAGAGGGTATACGAGCAAAGGAAAAGAGCATGCCAAAGGCCGGAGTACCGGTGATTTAAAAGAATTTTATCAGATTGGGCAGATCGTAGAAAATGATGATCCGGTAAAAGAAGTTTATCCGGATAACATCTGGCCCTCTGAGCTCCCTGAAATGCAGCAATATGCTTCCCGAGCCTTCAAAACCCTGGAAAGTGCCGGGCAGCAGATTTTGAAAGCAGTAGCTTTATATCTGAAACTGCCTGAAGATTATTTTGATGCAAAAGTCCATAATGGCAATAGTATCCTAAGAGCTATTCATTATTTTCCCATTGAAGACCCGGACTCCATACCCGCTGACGCTGTGAGGGCGGCAGAACACGGAGATATTAATCTGATCACTTTGCTAATGGGGGCAAGTGCTGAAGGGCTGGAAATCCAGCGGAGAGATGGAAAATGGTTTCCAGTTACTGCATTACCTGAGCAGATAGTTGTCAATGTAGGTGATATGCTTGCGCGGCTTACCAATGATAAGCTTAAGTCTACAATCCATCGGGTAGTCAATCCGCCCAAAGAAAAAATGAAGACATCTCGTTATTCCATTCCATTTTTTCTGCATCCCCGCTCTGATATGGATCTTACCTGCCTGGACAGTTGCATAAGTGCTGAACAGCCTAAGCAGTATACCAATATGACAGCCGGTGAATTCTTAGACGAAAGATTGGCTGAGATTGGCTTAAAGAAATAA
- a CDS encoding phosphopeptide-binding protein encodes MKNLFLSFTYLFFLSVMVSCGPSSTQEEGTDMSDTSNVAQEEQMGEVTLSPAPEAVDYSDAILEMSSPAEGETINGNSVSFNYDVTNYELGVQTSDADQKPLANSAQGQHIHLILNNNPYYAIYEPTHQMELDNGHYVALSFLSRSYHQSVKHPEAFTISQFTVGEGESEEVDLSAPMLFYSRPKGTYTGADAETLLFDFYLVNTEIGANGNQVRVTVNGDQEFMVDEWAPMLLEGLPMGENTVKIELVDSEGNLIDSPFNSEERTFTLEEATEEPAS; translated from the coding sequence ATGAAAAACTTATTTTTATCTTTTACTTATTTATTTTTTCTATCTGTTATGGTCTCTTGTGGCCCCAGCAGTACCCAGGAAGAAGGCACTGACATGAGTGATACCTCTAATGTTGCCCAAGAAGAACAAATGGGAGAAGTAACTTTATCTCCTGCTCCGGAGGCTGTTGATTATTCTGATGCTATATTAGAGATGAGTTCTCCTGCTGAAGGTGAAACTATTAATGGCAACAGCGTATCATTCAATTATGATGTTACAAATTACGAATTAGGGGTGCAAACTTCTGATGCTGATCAAAAACCTTTGGCAAATTCTGCACAAGGACAGCATATTCACCTGATTTTGAATAACAATCCTTATTATGCAATCTATGAGCCTACTCACCAAATGGAACTTGACAACGGACATTATGTTGCACTTTCTTTCCTTTCCAGGTCTTATCACCAGAGCGTGAAACATCCGGAGGCTTTCACAATCTCTCAATTTACTGTAGGAGAGGGTGAAAGCGAAGAGGTGGATCTTTCTGCTCCTATGCTTTTCTATAGCCGTCCCAAAGGGACTTATACCGGCGCCGATGCCGAAACTCTGCTTTTTGATTTCTACCTAGTTAATACTGAGATTGGAGCCAATGGTAACCAAGTTCGTGTTACTGTAAATGGTGATCAGGAATTTATGGTAGATGAGTGGGCACCGATGCTACTCGAAGGTTTGCCTATGGGAGAGAATACCGTTAAAATTGAACTGGTAGACAGCGAAGGAAACCTGATTGATAGTCCTTTCAATAGTGAAGAAAGAACATTTACACTAGAAGAAGCTACAGAGGAGCCTGCTTCTTAA
- the recO gene encoding DNA repair protein RecO: MLHKTRGIVLNFIKYRETSIVTKIYTEAFGLQSYIVNSVRGGGKKSKGKISLFQPLTLLDLVVYYKKSPGLNRISELKCLEPYQTIPYDFKKSGIALFITELLNKCLKEEEGNDAMFEFLYTSLLVFDHLHVGYENFHLQFMIKLSRYLGFEPRSANEVFDQVYEEVGKPQLYQEEEAVLSQLINLPFTQYTKSSNTIRRVLLDDLIKFYQLHIEGFKDLKSMTVLRELME, encoded by the coding sequence ATGTTGCACAAGACGAGAGGTATTGTACTGAACTTTATCAAGTACCGCGAAACATCCATTGTAACCAAAATCTACACCGAAGCTTTTGGTCTGCAATCTTATATTGTCAATAGTGTAAGAGGGGGAGGGAAAAAAAGTAAAGGTAAAATATCCTTATTTCAACCTCTTACCTTGCTGGATCTGGTGGTGTATTATAAAAAATCTCCCGGACTAAACCGCATCTCTGAATTGAAGTGCCTCGAGCCCTATCAGACTATTCCTTATGATTTTAAAAAATCAGGTATAGCGTTATTTATCACTGAGTTATTAAACAAATGTTTGAAAGAAGAAGAAGGAAATGATGCGATGTTTGAGTTTTTATATACTTCTCTTCTGGTATTTGATCATTTGCATGTAGGTTATGAAAATTTCCATTTACAATTCATGATCAAGCTAAGCCGTTATCTGGGTTTTGAACCCCGTTCTGCCAATGAGGTATTTGATCAGGTGTATGAAGAAGTGGGTAAGCCACAGCTTTACCAGGAAGAGGAAGCAGTATTGAGCCAACTGATAAATTTACCCTTTACTCAATACACAAAGAGCAGCAATACTATCCGGCGAGTTTTGCTGGATGATCTGATTAAATTTTACCAATTGCACATAGAAGGCTTTAAGGATCTCAAATCCATGACAGTACTCCGAGAACTGATGGAATAA
- the porZ gene encoding type IX secretion system anionic LPS delivery protein PorZ, whose translation MGSGYGDRNWQKWAEIVCLLLFVLCISHHLFAQADIPIGTWRTHFSYQQASHLQLAEEKVYCAAQNGLFYYEKSDNSLNVLTKSDGLSDVGIADMSYQEEGDLLLLAYKSNLIDVLSAGQIGRFGLLNESERTEQINDVLLRNNLAYVATNLGVRVLEIDNENDITINIRESYTRLSIIGDPLPVYDISIARDSIYLATAEGVISNALAVNVNRQDFASWKRYGPDEGLPLVSIRYIEQNGENVYAAVDNEGVYTLKNGQWILSDLLVNNAFSSLRATSQSVAAVAGDQIYVVTDELAVFNTPQPAEAVVDAEGVVWVADEERGLIRINSSGQQEILLPEGPLGDDIYSIHYAGEKIFSLLNSPEAAFSTFQADQWNNYDPARIEAYIDQSSVASLIDVDYLPAGQSYYFASAGSGLIRWDGNEAFDVISSQTGESTLANDNISSVLVENNNLWVTNYNVTPSLHLYDVEESNWQAFAPVSVESRFPVEMVLTVNDMPWLLSSQQGVKALSGANIIAYDVQEDESLSIRSVIDRASLPGDLFTDIVEDREGQIWLAGNEGVAYFPAPRDIFAFPNAVKPIFENQFLFFGDAVTSLAVDGGNRKWMGSRDGIWLFSETAEELIAHFTTANSPLPSDNILDITINDNSGEVFILTDKGLISYRGTSTEGKETHATVKIFPNPVPADFTGYVGIEGLVTDANIKITTITGTLVKELMAEGGTAVWDIKDYNGSRVGTGVYLVFSASADGSQTFVGKVAVIN comes from the coding sequence ATGGGTAGTGGGTATGGAGACAGGAATTGGCAAAAATGGGCAGAGATTGTTTGTTTACTACTATTTGTTCTTTGCATATCCCATCATCTTTTTGCACAAGCTGATATTCCTATTGGTACATGGCGTACACATTTCTCCTATCAGCAGGCAAGTCATCTCCAATTAGCAGAAGAAAAAGTCTATTGTGCTGCGCAAAACGGGTTATTTTACTACGAAAAATCCGATAATTCGCTGAATGTGCTCACCAAATCAGATGGTCTGAGTGATGTAGGAATTGCAGATATGAGCTATCAGGAAGAAGGTGATTTGCTCTTACTTGCCTACAAAAGCAATCTTATAGATGTACTTTCTGCAGGACAAATAGGGAGATTCGGATTGCTGAATGAGTCTGAAAGAACTGAGCAGATCAACGATGTGCTTTTACGCAATAACTTAGCGTATGTGGCTACTAACCTGGGGGTAAGGGTACTGGAAATTGATAATGAAAATGACATCACTATCAACATTCGCGAATCTTATACCCGACTAAGTATAATAGGTGATCCTCTTCCAGTCTATGATATAAGCATTGCAAGAGATAGTATATATCTCGCCACAGCTGAAGGAGTCATTTCTAATGCTTTGGCAGTTAACGTAAACCGACAGGACTTTGCGAGCTGGAAACGTTATGGACCCGACGAGGGGTTACCTCTAGTTTCTATCAGATACATTGAGCAGAATGGGGAAAATGTATATGCAGCAGTAGATAATGAAGGCGTATATACTTTGAAAAACGGGCAATGGATTTTAAGCGATCTTTTGGTAAACAATGCATTCTCCAGCCTGAGGGCCACATCACAAAGTGTAGCGGCAGTAGCAGGAGATCAGATTTATGTAGTAACGGATGAGTTAGCGGTTTTTAATACACCTCAGCCAGCAGAGGCAGTTGTAGATGCAGAAGGGGTAGTCTGGGTAGCAGATGAAGAAAGAGGGTTGATTCGGATCAATAGTAGCGGGCAGCAGGAGATTTTACTTCCGGAAGGTCCCCTTGGTGATGATATATATAGTATCCATTATGCCGGAGAAAAGATTTTTTCCCTGCTGAATAGCCCCGAGGCTGCTTTCTCTACTTTTCAGGCAGATCAATGGAACAATTATGATCCTGCACGTATCGAGGCATATATAGATCAATCTTCAGTGGCTTCTTTGATAGATGTAGATTATCTGCCTGCCGGGCAGTCTTATTACTTTGCTTCTGCCGGAAGTGGTTTAATCCGTTGGGACGGAAATGAGGCCTTTGATGTCATTTCTTCTCAAACCGGTGAAAGCACCTTGGCTAATGATAACATCAGTAGTGTATTGGTGGAGAATAACAACCTATGGGTGACCAATTACAATGTTACTCCCTCGCTTCATCTTTATGATGTTGAGGAAAGTAATTGGCAAGCTTTTGCACCTGTAAGTGTGGAAAGCCGTTTTCCAGTAGAAATGGTACTTACTGTCAATGACATGCCCTGGCTGCTGAGCAGTCAGCAAGGAGTAAAAGCACTTAGCGGAGCAAACATTATTGCCTATGATGTGCAGGAAGATGAGAGTCTATCCATCAGGTCGGTGATCGACAGAGCGTCTTTGCCAGGAGACTTATTTACGGATATAGTAGAAGATAGAGAGGGGCAAATTTGGTTGGCAGGTAATGAAGGAGTAGCATATTTTCCTGCTCCGCGGGATATTTTTGCTTTTCCAAACGCTGTTAAACCCATTTTTGAAAATCAGTTTTTATTTTTTGGAGATGCTGTCACCAGTCTGGCGGTAGATGGAGGAAATCGTAAATGGATGGGCAGCAGAGATGGAATATGGTTGTTTAGCGAAACGGCCGAAGAACTTATAGCGCACTTCACTACAGCAAACAGCCCCCTTCCCTCAGACAATATTCTGGACATTACCATCAATGATAACAGTGGCGAAGTATTTATTTTAACAGACAAGGGACTGATTTCTTATCGTGGCACATCTACTGAAGGAAAAGAAACGCATGCCACAGTGAAAATTTTCCCTAACCCGGTACCAGCGGATTTTACTGGTTATGTAGGTATAGAAGGCCTGGTGACGGATGCTAACATAAAAATTACTACTATTACAGGCACACTAGTAAAAGAACTAATGGCCGAAGGAGGTACAGCTGTTTGGGATATAAAAGATTATAACGGAAGCCGGGTCGGTACCGGTGTTTATCTGGTATTTAGTGCTTCGGCAGATGGTTCACAAACATTTGTCGGTAAAGTAGCAGTTATCAATTAA
- a CDS encoding thymidine kinase: MFIEPQVGGAPYDNIQTGWIEVICGCMFSGKTEELIRRLNRAIIARQQVEIFKPSVDTRYHTEEVVSHNQNRIASTAVEKAEDILEKAGDSKVIGIDEAQFFDDSIVDVCNELANRGKRVIVAGLDMDYEGKPFGPMPYLMAVAEYVTKVHAICAISGAPASFSFRLTGQKEKMMLGAKEQYEARCRFHFNQGMKEKHIQHQATKHQEE; encoded by the coding sequence ATGTTTATAGAACCACAAGTGGGAGGAGCTCCTTATGACAATATACAAACGGGATGGATAGAAGTTATCTGCGGATGTATGTTTTCGGGTAAAACTGAGGAGTTGATCCGAAGGCTCAATAGAGCCATTATTGCCAGACAACAGGTAGAGATTTTCAAGCCATCGGTAGATACCCGCTACCATACTGAAGAAGTGGTTTCTCATAACCAAAACCGTATTGCTTCTACTGCAGTAGAAAAAGCAGAAGATATATTGGAGAAAGCCGGTGACAGTAAAGTAATAGGTATAGATGAAGCTCAGTTTTTTGATGATAGCATTGTGGATGTCTGTAATGAACTGGCCAATCGGGGAAAGCGCGTCATTGTGGCTGGCTTGGATATGGACTATGAAGGTAAACCTTTTGGCCCTATGCCATACCTGATGGCAGTAGCTGAATATGTGACCAAAGTGCATGCGATTTGTGCCATATCCGGTGCTCCTGCTTCTTTCTCCTTCCGACTCACCGGGCAGAAAGAGAAAATGATGTTGGGAGCCAAAGAACAATATGAAGCGAGATGTCGCTTTCACTTCAACCAGGGCATGAAAGAAAAGCATATCCAACACCAGGCGACTAAGCACCAAGAAGAGTAA